The following DNA comes from Clostridia bacterium.
ATAAGCTTGGCGTTAAAATAATAATTTTCAATAACTCAAGGCTGGGGATGGTAAGAGAAATACAGAAGACAAGGTACTGTGGCAGATATTCACAAGTATTTCTTGAGGAAAACCCGGACTTTGTAAAACTAGTAGAAGCATATGGATTTAGAGGAGAGCGTATCAGAAAAAACTCAGAGGTGAAGGCTGCCCTGGGAAGGATGCTTGAGGAGGATGAACCATATCTTCTTGAATGTATAATAGATCCTGATGAACCGACACTGTAAGTGAATTGAGAGTGCGGGGTTGACGGCAGAAGGTAAAACATTAATATAATTTGTAAGGTGTATTTAGATAGGAGGAATGAAAGATGGCCAAACATTTACTATCAGTATTGGTGGAAAATCATGCAGGAGTGCTGTCAAGAGTAGCAGGACTGTTTAGCAGAAGGGGCTTTAACATCGACAGCTTGGCAGTGGGTGTTACAGAAAATCCTGATATATCCAGGATGACGATTGTAGTAGATGGCGATGACTATGTAGTAGAACAGGTTAGCAAGCAGCTAAACAAGCTAATAGATGTAATAAAGATAAAGCAGCTGGAAAAGTCTGATTCAGTAAGCAGGGAACTAGCTCTTATAAAAGTTAGTGCT
Coding sequences within:
- the ilvN gene encoding acetolactate synthase small subunit, which codes for MAKHLLSVLVENHAGVLSRVAGLFSRRGFNIDSLAVGVTENPDISRMTIVVDGDDYVVEQVSKQLNKLIDVIKIKQLEKSDSVSRELALIKVSATATTRAEIIQIVEIFRAKIVDVSKNTLTIEISGSSEKVAALEDMLKQFGIKEIVRTGTIAIERGNRYINVQNDK